The proteins below are encoded in one region of Hydrogenimonas thermophila:
- a CDS encoding HDOD domain-containing protein, with amino-acid sequence MVTQQQIAEYLKKVPPLSEALKKSFEALENGDLAGASKAAATDPAIIYYLKQIVNSAAFGFRNEVTDPSQIFSILGIARVKQLLYAFMVHSMAPKKWNFFKLSRDDFIQFQASMMNRWEKIVKAENADEFFLSASAIMSAGLVVADGIFGDHADDIALIRQVEDLDLDTILERVAKVRFDSIVVSVAKIWEVDPNVIDLVKLSFAKKDCSSEEIKCRLSKYLHLLLFYELSRPVMLEAGANSFIEFKPQYVSEVVSQFQDIVGVE; translated from the coding sequence ATGGTCACGCAGCAGCAGATTGCAGAGTATCTAAAAAAAGTTCCTCCTCTATCTGAAGCACTAAAAAAAAGTTTTGAGGCTCTTGAAAATGGAGATCTTGCTGGAGCTTCCAAAGCCGCAGCTACCGATCCGGCAATTATCTATTATTTAAAGCAAATTGTCAACAGTGCAGCATTTGGTTTTCGAAATGAGGTAACAGATCCTTCGCAAATATTCTCTATTTTAGGTATTGCAAGAGTAAAACAGCTTCTTTATGCTTTTATGGTTCACTCAATGGCTCCAAAAAAGTGGAATTTTTTTAAGTTAAGTAGAGATGATTTTATTCAGTTTCAAGCATCCATGATGAATCGTTGGGAAAAAATAGTTAAAGCAGAAAATGCAGATGAGTTTTTTTTGAGTGCTTCGGCAATAATGAGTGCAGGGTTGGTTGTAGCTGATGGAATTTTTGGAGACCATGCAGATGATATAGCCTTGATTAGACAGGTTGAAGATTTGGACCTCGATACAATTTTAGAGCGTGTAGCAAAAGTGAGATTTGACTCTATTGTAGTTTCAGTTGCAAAAATTTGGGAAGTAGATCCTAATGTAATTGATCTTGTCAAACTCTCTTTTGCAAAAAAAGATTGTAGTTCTGAAGAGATTAAGTGCAGATTGTCAAAATATCTTCATCTACTTCTTTTCTACGAACTTAGCCGACCAGTAATGCTTGAAGCAGGAGCTAACTCTTTTATAGAATTTAAGCCACAGTATGTTTCTGAAGTAGTTAGTCAATTTCAAGATATAGTGGGTGTTGAATGA
- the rpmB gene encoding 50S ribosomal protein L28, which yields MARKCSVTGKGPMSGYNVSHAHNKTKRRFLPNLRTVRITLEDGTRKKIKVAASTLRTMKKQGA from the coding sequence ATGGCACGAAAATGTTCTGTAACAGGTAAAGGACCAATGAGTGGCTATAATGTTAGCCATGCTCATAACAAAACAAAAAGACGCTTTTTGCCAAATCTTCGTACTGTACGCATTACTCTCGAAGATGGTACACGCAAAAAGATTAAAGTTGCGGCTTCTACGCTTCGTACAATGAAAAAACAGGGCGCATAA
- the argJ gene encoding bifunctional glutamate N-acetyltransferase/amino-acid acetyltransferase ArgJ, producing the protein MFTLMSIDGGVCAPNGFFADGKSVGLKPDNQKDLAFIYSDTLCSVKAIFTTNKFQAAPILHFKKHSVQKTNFVLINSKNANAMTGEKGIEDIEQILESACNRFKDIQNPVMSSTGVIGVPLPKEKIIKGLESFELEKKDGNSAATAIMTTDSYEKQIAFEVKLESGESFKIGAMAKGAGMINPAMATMLCFITTDAAIPDDEMEKVLKISAEVTFNAISVDGDTSTNDTVMLLANKKSGVYDKEAFSHALERVMHELALKIVSDGEGATKCVAFKITGAVNDEEAAIAAKALTNSLLVKTALYGEDPNWGRVASTIGASGITCDPSTLTITFGDVTVYNKGEILFDEEMENKAAKVMKKDAFSIHCDIGLGNGSFTAYGCDLGYEYVKINADYRT; encoded by the coding sequence ATGTTTACACTTATGTCTATTGACGGTGGCGTATGTGCACCAAATGGCTTTTTTGCCGATGGAAAGTCTGTAGGGCTAAAACCAGATAATCAAAAAGACTTAGCATTTATATATTCAGATACACTATGTAGCGTCAAAGCTATCTTTACTACCAACAAATTCCAAGCAGCGCCTATTTTACACTTTAAAAAACACTCAGTCCAAAAGACAAATTTTGTACTAATCAATTCTAAAAATGCAAATGCAATGACAGGAGAGAAAGGTATAGAAGATATCGAACAGATATTAGAGTCTGCTTGTAACAGATTTAAAGATATACAAAACCCTGTTATGAGCTCTACCGGTGTCATAGGAGTCCCTCTTCCAAAAGAAAAAATTATTAAAGGTCTAGAGAGCTTTGAGCTTGAAAAAAAAGATGGCAACTCTGCTGCAACTGCTATTATGACAACAGACAGTTATGAAAAGCAAATAGCTTTTGAAGTCAAACTAGAATCAGGAGAGAGTTTTAAAATAGGTGCTATGGCAAAAGGAGCAGGAATGATCAACCCTGCAATGGCAACTATGTTATGCTTTATTACTACAGATGCAGCAATACCTGATGATGAGATGGAAAAAGTTTTAAAAATAAGTGCTGAAGTTACATTTAATGCAATTAGTGTAGATGGAGATACATCAACAAATGACACTGTAATGCTTTTAGCCAATAAAAAGTCTGGTGTTTATGACAAAGAGGCTTTTTCACATGCTCTTGAAAGAGTTATGCACGAACTAGCACTAAAGATTGTATCTGACGGTGAAGGTGCAACAAAATGTGTAGCTTTCAAAATAACAGGTGCTGTAAATGATGAAGAAGCGGCTATTGCTGCAAAAGCTTTAACTAACTCTTTACTTGTAAAAACTGCACTATATGGTGAAGACCCTAACTGGGGAAGAGTTGCATCTACTATTGGTGCAAGTGGCATAACTTGTGATCCTTCAACACTTACCATAACTTTTGGAGATGTTACCGTATATAATAAAGGCGAAATTCTTTTTGATGAAGAGATGGAAAACAAAGCTGCAAAAGTAATGAAAAAAGATGCCTTCTCTATACATTGTGATATTGGGTTGGGAAATGGTTCTTTTACAGCCTATGGTTGTGATTTAGGCTATGAATATGTCAAAATCAATGCTGATTACAGAACATAA
- a CDS encoding YdcH family protein, with protein MLHEYRDIISKLKVENAHFAKIFERHNELDKIVTEVEEGRQHMSDLELEKLKKEKLRLKDEAYKMILDYKKEHNL; from the coding sequence ATGCTTCACGAATACCGCGACATCATTAGCAAACTTAAAGTAGAGAATGCACACTTTGCAAAAATTTTTGAGCGTCACAATGAGCTAGATAAAATTGTTACAGAGGTAGAAGAGGGTCGCCAGCACATGAGTGATCTTGAACTTGAAAAATTAAAGAAAGAGAAACTTCGCTTAAAAGATGAAGCTTATAAAATGATTCTTGACTATAAAAAAGAGCATAATCTTTAA
- the accA gene encoding acetyl-CoA carboxylase carboxyl transferase subunit alpha — translation MATYLPFEEKLKEIEDEIAAAKVRGDTEAIVILEKDLEKELSKIYKNLSDYQKLQLARHPDRPYALDYIRILMRDAIEIHGDRTFRDDLAIICYLGYIGDQKCLVIGEQKGRGTKNKIKRNFGMPHPEGYRKALRAAKLAEKFGLPILMLIDTPGAYPGIGAEERGQSEAIARNLLELSRLDTITVSVVIGEGGSGGALAIGVADKLAMMRYSVFSVISPEGCAAILWNDPAKVEQATKALKITPDELLKMELIDEIIDEPLTGAHRDKEGAAKAVKEYFLSQVKSLQELDKSERMKQRYDKMMSFGAFTEAEEK, via the coding sequence GTGGCTACATACCTTCCGTTTGAAGAGAAGCTCAAAGAGATTGAAGATGAGATAGCCGCGGCAAAAGTCCGTGGCGATACGGAAGCCATTGTTATTCTTGAAAAGGATCTTGAAAAAGAGCTCTCTAAAATATACAAAAACCTCTCTGATTATCAAAAACTTCAGCTTGCAAGACACCCTGATCGTCCATATGCACTTGACTATATAAGAATTTTAATGAGAGATGCCATTGAAATTCATGGTGACAGAACATTTAGGGATGACCTTGCTATTATATGTTATTTGGGTTATATAGGCGATCAGAAGTGCTTAGTTATAGGTGAACAGAAAGGGCGTGGAACCAAAAATAAGATTAAACGTAATTTTGGTATGCCACATCCAGAGGGTTACAGAAAAGCATTAAGAGCGGCAAAATTGGCTGAAAAGTTTGGTTTACCTATATTAATGCTTATAGACACTCCTGGTGCATACCCTGGAATTGGAGCTGAAGAGAGAGGTCAAAGTGAAGCGATTGCTAGAAATCTGCTTGAACTTAGCCGTCTTGATACGATTACAGTCTCTGTTGTAATTGGAGAAGGTGGTAGTGGTGGTGCGTTGGCAATTGGAGTTGCAGACAAGCTTGCAATGATGCGTTACTCAGTTTTTAGTGTTATTTCACCTGAAGGTTGTGCTGCTATTTTGTGGAATGATCCGGCAAAAGTTGAACAGGCAACAAAAGCATTAAAAATCACTCCTGATGAGCTTTTGAAAATGGAGTTGATTGATGAGATTATAGATGAACCTTTAACTGGAGCTCATCGTGACAAAGAGGGGGCTGCAAAAGCTGTAAAAGAGTACTTTCTTTCTCAAGTTAAATCTTTGCAAGAATTAGATAAGAGTGAGAGAATGAAGCAAAGATATGACAAAATGATGAGCTTTGGTGCTTTTACAGAAGCTGAAGAGAAGTAA
- a CDS encoding beta-ketoacyl-ACP synthase II has protein sequence MRRVVVTGLGMINAVGNDKESSFKAILDGQCGIERITLFDASNQSVQIAAEVKGFDPTTVMDPKEVKKADRFIQLGLKAASEAIADAGIDDSVERDSFGISCASGIGGLANIERNAVVCENRGPRRISPFFIPSSLVNMLGGFVSIEHSLRGPNLASVTACAAGTHAISEAAKTIMLGGADRMLVVGAEAAICPVGIGGFAAMKALSTLNDEPQKASRPFDASRGGFVMGEGAGALVLEEYEAAVARGANIYGELIGFGESGDANHITTPAPEGEGAYRAMKAALTMAGNPKVDYINAHGTSTKYNDWYETMAIKKAFGGKENCPPVSSTKGQTAHCLGAAGAIEAVVSLMAMRDSIIPPTINYETPDPDCDLDYVPNTPREASLNTVMSNSFGFGGTNGVVIFKKV, from the coding sequence GTGAGGCGAGTGGTCGTAACCGGACTTGGAATGATCAATGCGGTAGGAAACGATAAAGAGAGTTCTTTTAAAGCCATACTTGATGGACAATGTGGCATTGAAAGAATTACTTTGTTTGACGCTAGTAATCAAAGCGTTCAGATCGCAGCAGAAGTAAAAGGCTTTGATCCAACTACTGTAATGGATCCCAAGGAGGTTAAAAAGGCCGATCGCTTCATTCAACTTGGTTTGAAAGCAGCATCAGAAGCCATAGCAGATGCAGGGATAGATGATAGTGTAGAGAGAGATAGCTTTGGAATTTCCTGTGCATCAGGAATTGGTGGATTGGCAAATATTGAAAGAAATGCTGTTGTATGCGAGAATAGAGGTCCAAGAAGAATCTCTCCATTTTTTATTCCATCTTCTCTTGTAAATATGCTTGGAGGATTTGTCTCAATAGAACACTCTTTAAGAGGACCAAATCTTGCAAGTGTTACAGCTTGTGCTGCTGGAACTCACGCTATTAGTGAAGCTGCAAAAACAATAATGCTTGGTGGTGCAGACAGAATGCTTGTTGTTGGAGCTGAAGCTGCTATCTGCCCTGTTGGTATTGGTGGATTTGCAGCTATGAAAGCTCTTTCTACTCTTAATGATGAACCGCAGAAAGCTTCTCGTCCATTTGATGCTAGTCGTGGTGGCTTTGTTATGGGTGAAGGAGCAGGCGCACTTGTACTTGAAGAGTATGAAGCTGCTGTTGCACGTGGTGCAAATATTTATGGCGAATTGATAGGATTTGGTGAAAGTGGTGATGCAAATCATATTACAACACCAGCTCCTGAAGGTGAAGGTGCATATAGAGCAATGAAAGCTGCCCTTACAATGGCAGGAAATCCTAAAGTTGACTATATTAATGCACACGGCACAAGTACCAAATATAATGACTGGTATGAAACAATGGCTATAAAAAAGGCTTTTGGTGGTAAAGAGAATTGCCCTCCAGTCAGCTCTACCAAGGGACAGACAGCACACTGCCTTGGTGCAGCAGGTGCTATTGAAGCGGTTGTTTCTCTAATGGCTATGCGTGACAGCATAATTCCTCCAACAATAAATTATGAAACTCCTGATCCTGATTGTGATCTTGATTATGTGCCAAATACACCACGAGAAGCTTCTCTTAATACAGTTATGAGTAACTCTTTTGGATTTGGCGGCACCAATGGTGTTGTAATATTTAAAAAGGTTTAA
- the acpP gene encoding acyl carrier protein: MALFDDVKEVVVEQLNVNPDEVKMESKFVEDLGADSLDVVELVMALEEKFNIEIPDDQAEKIQTVGDAVKYIEENK, from the coding sequence ATGGCACTTTTTGACGACGTAAAAGAGGTAGTTGTAGAACAGCTTAACGTCAATCCAGACGAAGTAAAAATGGAGTCTAAATTCGTAGAGGATCTTGGCGCTGACAGCCTAGATGTTGTTGAACTTGTAATGGCACTTGAAGAGAAATTCAATATTGAAATTCCAGATGATCAGGCAGAAAAGATTCAAACTGTAGGTGATGCAGTTAAGTATATTGAAGAGAATAAGTAA
- the fabG gene encoding 3-oxoacyl-ACP reductase FabG: MKFSGKNVLVTGASRGIGAEIAKVLAGFGLKVWINYRSGAEAADKVKAEIEEAGGEAAVIGFDVSDEAAYVEGIKTIVDADGELSYIVNNAGITKDKLAMRMKVDEFEEVIRANLTSAFVGCREAIKVMGKKRFGAVVNVASIVGETGNAGQTNYSASKGGLIAMTKSFALEGAARNIRFNTVTPGFIKTDMTDELKDEIKQSFIDRIPLSRFGNPKEVAEAIAFLLSDHASYITGETLKVNGGMNMA, encoded by the coding sequence GTGAAATTTAGCGGTAAAAATGTTTTGGTTACAGGTGCTAGTCGTGGAATTGGTGCAGAGATTGCAAAGGTCTTGGCTGGTTTTGGTTTAAAAGTATGGATAAATTACAGAAGTGGTGCTGAAGCAGCTGACAAGGTAAAAGCAGAGATTGAAGAAGCAGGTGGTGAAGCTGCTGTTATAGGTTTTGATGTAAGTGATGAAGCAGCTTATGTTGAAGGAATTAAAACTATTGTAGATGCTGATGGAGAGTTGAGTTATATTGTCAACAACGCAGGAATCACTAAAGATAAACTTGCAATGAGAATGAAAGTAGATGAGTTTGAAGAGGTTATAAGAGCAAATCTTACATCAGCATTTGTAGGCTGTCGTGAAGCGATAAAAGTAATGGGTAAAAAGCGTTTTGGTGCTGTTGTAAATGTTGCATCAATTGTAGGTGAAACAGGTAATGCAGGTCAAACAAACTATAGTGCAAGTAAAGGTGGTTTGATAGCAATGACTAAAAGTTTTGCATTAGAAGGTGCTGCACGAAATATACGTTTTAATACAGTCACTCCAGGTTTCATCAAGACAGATATGACAGATGAGCTTAAAGATGAGATCAAGCAGTCATTTATAGACAGAATTCCTCTTTCAAGATTTGGAAATCCAAAAGAGGTGGCTGAAGCAATAGCATTTTTACTCAGTGATCATGCAAGTTACATTACAGGAGAGACTTTAAAAGTAAATGGTGGAATGAATATGGCATAA
- the gpmI gene encoding 2,3-bisphosphoglycerate-independent phosphoglycerate mutase has translation MSKKAILIITDGIGYKPNSKANAFEAAKKPTYDKLFKEVPHTLIHTYGLHVGLPDGQMGNSEVGHMTIGSGRVLYQDLVKISLALEDGSLKSNEVLQELLNKSNRLHLVGLMSDGGVHSHIDHIIGVAKIASEAGKEVFLHLITDGRDVSPVSAPDYLKQIEEILNDKITIATLGGRFYTMDRDQRWERVKKGYRAIVEASPKVNVTPLEYVKASYEKDETDEFIEPVAFEGYEGIKEGDSVLFMNFRSDRMREIVTTIGDPKFDGFERKKIHVHIATATEYDKSFPYPVLFRKEVPKNTLAEVISKAGLTQLHTAETEKYAHVTFFFNGGVEEPVINESRVLIPSPKVKTYDMKPEMSAPEVGDAVLTAMDEEYDFIVVNFANGDMVGHTGNYEAAIKAVEAVDHELGRIVEKAKEKDYALVLTSDHGNCEEMVDENGKILTNHTVGDVWCFVMAEGVDEVKPGKLSNIAPTVLKLMELPIPEEMDEPIV, from the coding sequence GTGTCAAAAAAAGCAATCCTTATAATTACTGATGGAATAGGTTATAAACCTAACTCTAAAGCCAATGCATTTGAAGCAGCAAAAAAACCTACTTATGACAAATTATTCAAAGAAGTTCCTCATACATTGATTCATACTTATGGCTTACATGTCGGGCTTCCTGATGGTCAGATGGGTAACTCTGAAGTAGGACATATGACCATAGGTAGTGGACGTGTACTTTACCAAGATCTTGTTAAGATTTCATTGGCACTTGAAGATGGAAGCTTAAAAAGTAATGAAGTACTGCAAGAGCTATTAAACAAGAGTAACAGACTGCATCTTGTAGGCTTAATGAGTGATGGTGGTGTGCATTCACATATAGATCATATAATAGGCGTAGCAAAGATAGCTAGCGAAGCAGGCAAAGAAGTTTTTTTGCATCTTATTACTGATGGGCGTGATGTCTCTCCTGTCAGTGCACCTGACTATTTAAAGCAGATTGAAGAAATTTTAAATGATAAAATCACAATTGCTACACTTGGTGGACGTTTCTATACAATGGATCGCGATCAGCGCTGGGAGCGTGTAAAGAAGGGATATAGAGCAATAGTTGAAGCTTCTCCAAAAGTTAACGTGACTCCACTGGAGTATGTTAAGGCAAGTTATGAAAAAGATGAAACAGATGAGTTTATAGAGCCTGTTGCTTTTGAAGGATATGAAGGTATAAAAGAGGGTGACAGTGTTCTTTTTATGAACTTTAGAAGCGATCGTATGCGTGAAATAGTTACGACTATTGGTGATCCAAAATTTGATGGTTTTGAGCGTAAAAAGATTCATGTACATATTGCAACAGCTACAGAGTATGATAAATCATTCCCTTATCCTGTTCTTTTTAGAAAAGAGGTACCGAAAAACACACTTGCAGAAGTTATTTCTAAAGCTGGTTTGACTCAACTTCATACAGCAGAGACAGAAAAGTATGCTCATGTAACATTTTTCTTTAATGGTGGAGTAGAAGAGCCTGTAATTAATGAGTCTCGTGTTTTAATTCCAAGCCCTAAAGTCAAAACTTACGATATGAAACCTGAAATGAGTGCACCTGAAGTTGGCGATGCTGTACTAACTGCAATGGATGAAGAGTATGATTTTATTGTTGTAAACTTTGCAAATGGTGATATGGTCGGGCATACAGGAAACTATGAAGCAGCAATCAAAGCAGTTGAAGCTGTTGATCATGAGCTGGGACGCATAGTAGAGAAGGCAAAAGAGAAAGATTATGCACTTGTATTAACCTCTGATCATGGAAATTGTGAAGAGATGGTTGATGAAAATGGTAAAATTCTAACCAATCATACAGTTGGTGATGTATGGTGTTTTGTAATGGCTGAAGGTGTTGATGAGGTAAAACCTGGAAAATTAAGCAATATTGCTCCAACAGTATTGAAGTTAATGGAACTCCCAATACCTGAAGAGATGGATGAACCGATTGTTTAA
- the mraY gene encoding phospho-N-acetylmuramoyl-pentapeptide-transferase — protein sequence MLYWFYRHLDVNLFQYITVRAGFAFLIAFILTIYLMPLFIRWAKIKKASQPINKFAPKAHLKKSDTPTMGGLVFIFSTTIATLLSANLSNPYTVGALITLILFCALGLSDDYGKVMTKNNLKGLSARTKFFIQFILGLGIGIFLIGYIDFDTNFYVPFVKFPLFNMGWGAAIFWSLVIVAASNAVNLTDGLDGLATVPSVFALFSLGVIVYVTGNAVLSHYLLWPKIIGVGEVAVVASALIGALIGFLWYNCNPAEVFMGDSGSLSVGAFLGYMAILGKSEILLILIGAIFVIETVSVIAQVGSYKLRGKRIFLMAPIHHHFEMKKWAENKIIVRFWIIAFIANLIALTTLKIR from the coding sequence ATGCTTTATTGGTTCTATCGACACCTTGATGTAAATCTTTTTCAATATATAACAGTACGAGCCGGTTTTGCTTTTCTTATAGCATTCATTCTGACAATATATCTTATGCCTCTTTTTATACGATGGGCAAAAATAAAAAAGGCTAGTCAGCCAATCAATAAGTTTGCACCAAAAGCTCATTTGAAAAAGAGTGATACACCTACAATGGGTGGTTTAGTATTTATTTTTTCAACTACTATAGCTACTCTTTTAAGTGCAAATTTAAGCAATCCATATACTGTTGGAGCATTAATTACACTAATACTCTTTTGTGCACTTGGACTTAGTGATGATTATGGCAAAGTGATGACTAAAAACAATCTAAAAGGTCTATCGGCACGAACAAAGTTTTTTATACAATTCATTTTAGGGCTTGGAATTGGAATCTTTCTTATAGGGTATATTGATTTTGATACTAACTTTTATGTGCCATTTGTAAAGTTTCCTCTATTTAATATGGGGTGGGGAGCAGCAATATTTTGGTCTTTAGTAATTGTAGCTGCAAGTAATGCAGTAAATCTTACTGACGGTCTTGATGGTTTGGCTACCGTACCTTCTGTTTTTGCTCTCTTTTCATTGGGAGTCATAGTTTATGTTACCGGAAATGCTGTATTAAGCCACTATCTTCTTTGGCCCAAAATTATAGGGGTAGGTGAAGTGGCTGTTGTTGCATCAGCTCTAATTGGTGCATTAATAGGATTTTTATGGTACAACTGCAATCCTGCTGAAGTTTTTATGGGTGACAGTGGAAGTTTATCTGTAGGTGCTTTTTTAGGCTATATGGCTATTTTGGGAAAGAGTGAAATTCTTCTTATTCTAATAGGTGCTATATTTGTTATTGAGACAGTTTCAGTTATTGCTCAAGTTGGTAGCTATAAACTGCGTGGCAAACGCATCTTTTTAATGGCACCTATACACCACCATTTTGAGATGAAAAAGTGGGCAGAAAATAAGATCATCGTAAGATTTTGGATTATTGCTTTTATAGCAAACCTTATTGCACTTACAACTCTCAAGATTAGATAA
- the murD gene encoding UDP-N-acetylmuramoyl-L-alanine--D-glutamate ligase produces MNRLTLFGYAKTTKAIAKRFGPATFFDDKITVPHKDDEGNTLLPPSLFDPEKSKLEIPSPGFPPTHPLIKKSKNLISEYDLFLSDIAKTVIQHPTSNIQHLPFTIWISGTNGKTTTTQMVTHLLKERGAISGGNIGVPLAEMGANSPIWVLETSSFTLHYTKYAKPDLYLLLPITPDHLAWHGSKENYIADKLSPLKNMQEGEAVMLPKEFANSHTNGFKIPYNSYSDLSDYFGIDVKRVNFEGAFLLDAVLALGVSKILFDEIDYDKINSFKLDPHRQEKIVDNQGRLWVNDSKATNIDATIQALLPFKDKKILLILGGDDKGVDLTPLFCALKAYNITIFAIGKNSEKIAELSNKYSIECNIEKTVDNAVAAINRVLDLNSVAILSPAAASLDQFSSYAERGNIFKELIRSF; encoded by the coding sequence ATGAACAGATTAACTCTTTTTGGATATGCAAAAACAACCAAAGCTATTGCCAAACGCTTTGGTCCAGCAACTTTTTTTGATGATAAAATTACAGTCCCACATAAAGATGATGAAGGAAACACTCTTTTACCTCCATCTCTTTTTGACCCCGAAAAGAGCAAACTAGAGATCCCAAGCCCAGGTTTTCCTCCAACCCATCCACTAATCAAAAAATCAAAAAACCTAATAAGCGAATATGACCTCTTTCTATCTGATATTGCAAAAACAGTTATCCAGCATCCAACATCCAACATCCAACATTTACCATTCACCATCTGGATCTCCGGCACAAACGGTAAAACTACCACTACTCAAATGGTTACACATCTTTTAAAAGAGAGAGGAGCAATAAGCGGTGGTAACATAGGAGTACCTCTAGCTGAAATGGGTGCAAATAGTCCAATTTGGGTACTAGAAACCAGTTCTTTTACTCTTCACTATACAAAGTATGCAAAGCCAGACCTATATCTTTTATTGCCTATTACACCTGATCATCTAGCTTGGCATGGAAGTAAAGAGAATTATATTGCCGACAAACTCTCCCCACTAAAAAATATGCAAGAAGGAGAGGCTGTTATGTTGCCAAAAGAGTTTGCCAATAGCCATACAAATGGATTTAAAATTCCATACAATTCATACTCTGATTTATCAGACTACTTTGGTATAGATGTAAAAAGAGTAAATTTTGAAGGAGCATTTTTGCTCGATGCAGTTTTGGCTCTTGGAGTATCAAAAATTCTTTTTGATGAGATTGACTATGATAAAATAAACTCGTTCAAACTAGACCCACACCGTCAAGAAAAAATAGTTGACAATCAGGGCAGATTATGGGTAAACGACTCCAAAGCAACAAATATTGATGCAACAATTCAAGCACTTTTACCATTTAAAGATAAAAAAATTCTTCTAATACTTGGAGGAGATGACAAAGGAGTTGATCTAACACCACTCTTTTGTGCTTTAAAAGCTTATAATATAACTATTTTTGCAATTGGTAAAAATAGTGAAAAGATTGCTGAACTATCAAACAAATACAGCATAGAATGTAATATAGAAAAAACAGTTGATAATGCTGTAGCTGCTATAAATAGAGTTTTAGATTTAAATTCTGTTGCCATTCTCTCTCCCGCAGCTGCTAGTTTAGATCAATTTTCATCTTATGCAGAGAGAGGAAACATTTTCAAAGAACTCATCAGGAGTTTTTAA
- a CDS encoding GGDEF domain-containing protein, whose translation MRELKKIQLLRNILNEVTKRYDEVIAFQKKELEERFKMAIRDPLTGLYNRSYLIEFADKSLQKHIRDEENNYAYVIFFDLDNFKYVNDTFGHKEGDKVLKKVANILKKSFRSYDIVARLGGDEFIVFLDSSKIKESMFDIDKYLERIVGKIEAKFEKYNISASYGVAIFPKDGTTIEDLIDIADQRMYELKKEKKRNR comes from the coding sequence ATGAGAGAACTTAAAAAAATTCAACTGTTAAGAAATATTTTAAATGAAGTAACAAAAAGATATGATGAAGTAATTGCTTTCCAAAAAAAAGAGTTGGAAGAGCGATTTAAAATGGCAATTAGAGATCCATTAACAGGTTTATATAATAGGAGTTATCTTATTGAGTTTGCAGATAAATCATTGCAAAAACATATTAGAGATGAAGAAAACAATTATGCATATGTGATTTTTTTTGATTTGGATAATTTTAAGTATGTAAATGATACTTTTGGTCATAAAGAGGGAGATAAAGTACTAAAAAAGGTTGCAAATATATTAAAAAAATCGTTTAGGAGTTATGATATTGTTGCACGCCTAGGTGGAGATGAATTTATAGTTTTTTTGGATAGCTCTAAAATTAAAGAGAGTATGTTTGATATTGATAAGTATCTTGAAAGAATTGTAGGTAAAATTGAGGCAAAGTTTGAAAAGTACAATATTTCTGCATCTTATGGTGTTGCTATATTCCCAAAAGATGGTACAACAATAGAGGATTTAATAGATATTGCAGACCAACGGATGTATGAATTAAAAAAAGAGAAAAAAAGAAACAGATAG